The DNA region GAATCCGATCGCGGCGCGAGTCTACCAAGGCGAGACTCATTGGCCAGACGATTGCGTATTTTTCCTGCGGTCGGCGGCGTCGTTCGCGCAATACAGCGAGATCTCGCGCCTTTCGGGCCTGCGACCCCTCGCCGCGCTCCGCGGAACGGGGGTGGGCGATTCTGTCCAGGCCGCAATCTGGAGGCCCCGGGTGACGCAAATCAATCCTGGCCGCCCGCAACGACCTCGCCGCGCGTCGCGGTGCGCGCGCCGCGGTGGGACCGCGATCTGGCGGCCGTTTCGCGCGATCGCCGCGCCGGGCACCCCGCGGCGATCCGCCGCGGGGATTGCGCGGTGCGCGCAATCGCGCGGTCCGTCCTGCAGCGGCGTTCCCCGCGGGCGCTAGCCAATGGTGGCGAGCCGTCCCGGGGCGCCGGCGCGCGGCCGGATCGCGGCCGTGCGGGCGAGGGCTTGCGGCCCGGGCGCCCCGCCGCGGGTGGTGGCCGCCCCGGCGGCGCCAGGATTGCGCAGGGCCCTCGCAGTGATTTCGCCGCGATCAATCGGCCCTGACGCGCGAGGCCAATTCCGGCGCGCCGGCCGGGCGGGCGGCGGCCCGGCCGCCGCGGGCGGGCGGACCGGGGCGTTCCGGGGCGGAGGCGGCGGGCGGCAGCCCGGCTTAAGATGCCGCGCCAGAGGGCCCCTTGAAGCTCCGCCACGTCCTTCCGCTCATCATCGGCTTCGTCTTCGTGCCCGCCGCCCTCATGCTGACGGTGGGGATCCTGATCCTCGTCTACGGCTCGGTGGCCCGGGACTACCTGTTCGGCATCCTGATCGTCTCGCTGGTCGGCACCACCATCATCGGCAGCGCGGCCACCCTGGCGGTGCTGTTCCGAGAGGCGCGCGTCGCGAAGCTGCAGACCGACTTCGTGAACAAGGTGAGCCACGAGCTCCGCACCCCGCTCACCTCCATCCGCATGTTCGTCGAGACGCTCCAGCTCGGCCGCCTCCAGGACCCGCAGCGGCAGCGCGAGGCCCTCGAGATCGTCGCGGAGGAGACCGCGCGGCTCTCCGGGCTCATCAACCGCCTGCTCGACTGGGCGCGCATGGAGTCCGGCCGGCGCGTGTACGAGCTCTCCCGGCAGCCGCTCGGCCCGATCCTGGACGCGGCGCTCGCCGCGTTCGAGCCGCAGCAGCTGCACCACCCGGTGCAGCTCGAGCTGGACCTCCCGTCGCGCCTGCCCTCGGTGATGGCGGACCGCTCGGCCCTGGTCGAGGCGGTGCTGAACCTGCTCAACAACGCGTTCAAGTACACCGGGGCGGAGAAGCGGATCCGGCTCTCGGCCGTGGCGAGCGGGCCCACCGTGACCATCGCCGTGACCGACAACGGGCCCGGGATCCCGCAGCGCGACCAGAAGCACGTGTTCGACAAGTTCTACCGGGCCTCCGACCCGCTCAAGCGCACGGTGGAGGGCACCGGGCTCGGGCTGGCCATGGTGAAGCACATCGTGATCGGGCACGGCGGGAAGGTGTCGGTCGAGAGCGAGCCCGGGCGCGGCGCGACCTTCGTCATCGCGCTGCCGGTGGCCGGAGGGACCCATGGCTGAGCGGATCCTGGTGATCGAGGACGACCCGTCCATCCTGCGCGGCCTGCAGCTCAACCTCGGGATGGAGGGCTACACGGTCCGGTCCGCGAGCGACGGCGAGACCGGGCTGCAGCTGGCGCGCACCGAGCAGCCGGACCTGGTGGTGGTGGACGTGATGCTGCCGCGCATGGGCGGGCTGGAGGTGATCCGGGAGATCCGCAAGGAGGACCCCGAGCTCCCCATCCTCATCCTCTCGGCGAAGAACCAGGAGACCGACAAGGTCGCCGGGCTGCAGCTCGGGGCCGACGACTACCTGGGCAAGCCGTTCGGGCTGAAGGAGCTGCTCGCGCGCATCGACGCGCTGCTGCGCCGGCGGCGCTCGCGCGGCGAGGGCGCGCAGCCGAAGGCGATCCGCAGGGCGGGGGAGATCGAGCTCGACCTGGACGCCCGGCGCGCGCTGGTGGACGGCCGCGCGCTCGAGCTGACCAGCCGCGAGTTCGACCTGCTCGCGTTCTTCGTCACCCACCCCGACCGCGTCTACTCGCGCGAGCAGCTCATGGAGGCGGTGTGGGGCTCGCGCTACTTCGGCACCGCCCGCACCGTGGACAACTTCGTGGCCCGCCTGCGCGCGCACATCGGCGACGACGCCGAGCAGCCGCGCCACCTGGAGACGGTCCGCGGCATCGGCTACCGGTTCAATGTTTGAACGGGGACTGCGTCCCCGCCCCACGGAGCGGAGCTCCGCGGGGCCCGTGGCCTCCGTCAGCCGGCCAGCGCGGTCCGCACCGCCGCGATGAGCGCCTCGTCCTCGCCGGGCATCACCGTCCGAGCATCGAGCACCACCCGGTCCTCCTCGATGCGGCCGATCACCGGCGGATCCGCGCGGC from Anaeromyxobacter dehalogenans 2CP-C includes:
- a CDS encoding sensor histidine kinase, whose amino-acid sequence is MKLRHVLPLIIGFVFVPAALMLTVGILILVYGSVARDYLFGILIVSLVGTTIIGSAATLAVLFREARVAKLQTDFVNKVSHELRTPLTSIRMFVETLQLGRLQDPQRQREALEIVAEETARLSGLINRLLDWARMESGRRVYELSRQPLGPILDAALAAFEPQQLHHPVQLELDLPSRLPSVMADRSALVEAVLNLLNNAFKYTGAEKRIRLSAVASGPTVTIAVTDNGPGIPQRDQKHVFDKFYRASDPLKRTVEGTGLGLAMVKHIVIGHGGKVSVESEPGRGATFVIALPVAGGTHG
- a CDS encoding response regulator transcription factor — protein: MAERILVIEDDPSILRGLQLNLGMEGYTVRSASDGETGLQLARTEQPDLVVVDVMLPRMGGLEVIREIRKEDPELPILILSAKNQETDKVAGLQLGADDYLGKPFGLKELLARIDALLRRRRSRGEGAQPKAIRRAGEIELDLDARRALVDGRALELTSREFDLLAFFVTHPDRVYSREQLMEAVWGSRYFGTARTVDNFVARLRAHIGDDAEQPRHLETVRGIGYRFNV